One Danio rerio strain Tuebingen ecotype United States chromosome 9, GRCz12tu, whole genome shotgun sequence genomic region harbors:
- the gmppaa gene encoding mannose-1-phosphate guanylyltransferase regulatory subunit alpha-A isoform X1, protein MLKAVILIGGPQKGTRFRPLSFEVPKPLFPVAGVPMLQHHIEACSKLPNMKEILLIGFYQPNEELNRFLSCAQQDFKISIRYLQEYAALGTGGGIYHFRDQILSGGPDAFFVMNADVCSEFPLPEMLDFQKEHGDTYSFVILGTTANRKQSLNYGCIVENEQTDEVLHYVEKPGTFVSDIINCGIYLFTPEIFQHIGSVFQKNQQEMLLYSYEGEEQSNGWHRAEVIRLEQDIFTALAGQGKLYVYKTDRFWSQIKSAGSAIYASRLYLNQYHKTHPERLATNTEGGAKTRGNVYIHPTANIDPTAVLGPNVSIGTGVTIGAGVRVRESIILHGATLQDHSCVLNSIVGWESTIGKWARVEGTPSDPNPNDPYAKIDSETLFRDGKLTPSITILGCNVNIPSEVIILNSIVLPHKDLNRSFKNQIIL, encoded by the exons ATGCTGAAGGCTGTCATTCTTATCGGAGGCCCCCAAAAAG GGACCCGCTTTCGGCCACTGTCTTTTGAAGTGCCCAAACCTCTGTTTCCAGTGGCCGGAGTGCCAATGCTGCAGCATCACATTGAGGCCTGCTCTAAG cTTCCAAATATGAAGGAGATCTTACTCATTGGGTTTTATCAGCCCAATGAAGAACTAAACAGATTTTTGTCATGTGCCCAACAAGATTTTAAAATATCAATAAG ATATCTTCAGGAATATGCTGCTCTGGGAACTGGAGGAGGAATCTACCATTTCAGAGATCAGATCTTGTCTGGAGGTCCAGATGCATTTTTTGTCATGAATGCTGACGTGTGCTCAGAGTTTCCTCTACCAGAGATGCTGGACTTCCAGAAGGAGCATGGAGACACCTACAGCTTTGTCATCCTCGGCACCACT GCCAACAGAAAACAGTCCCTGAATTACGGCTGTATTGTTGAGAATGAGCAAACTGATGAG GTCTTGCATTATGTAGAGAAGCCTGGCACATTTGTGAGCGACATCATCAACTGTGGAATATACCTGTTTACTCCGGAGATTTTCCAGCACATTGGATCAGTTTTCCAGAAGAACCAGCAGGAAATGTTGTT ATATTCATACGAGGG AGAGGAGCAGTCTAACGGCTGGCATCGAGCAGAGGTGATCCGTCTGGAGCAGGACATCTTCACTGCTCTGGCAGGGCAGGGCAAGCTTTACGTGTACAAAACAGACCGATTCTGGAGCCAGATCAAATCTGCTGG ATCTGCGATTTATGCAAGCCGTTTGTATCTGAATCAATATCACAAGACACATCCAGAGAGGTTAGCTACTAATACAGAGGGAGGAGCAAAGACCAGAG GAAATGTTTACATACATCCCACTGCCAACATTGATCCTACTGCTGTG TTAGGTCCGAATGTGTCAATAGGAACAGGCGTAACGATCGGTGCAGGAGTTCGTGTGAGGGAGTCTATCATCCTTCATGGTGCTACCTTACAA GATCACAGCTGCGTGCTGAACAGCATTGTGGGTTGGGAAAGCACCATTGGCAAATGGGCCAGAGTGGAGGGAACTCCCAGTGACCCCAATCCTAATGACCCATATGCCAAAATTGACAGCGAGACGCTCTTCAGAGATGGAAAGCTAACTCCTTCCATTACAATTCTAG GCTGTAATGTAAACATCCCGTCTGAGGTCATCATACTCAACTCTATCGTCCTGCCGCACAAAGATCTCAACAGAAGCTTTAAGAACCAGATCATACTGTAG
- the gmppaa gene encoding mannose-1-phosphate guanylyltransferase regulatory subunit alpha-A isoform X2, with the protein MLKAVILIGGPQKGTRFRPLSFEVPKPLFPVAGVPMLQHHIEACSKLPNMKEILLIGFYQPNEELNRFLSCAQQDFKISIRYLQEYAALGTGGGIYHFRDQILSGGPDAFFVMNADVCSEFPLPEMLDFQKEHGDTYSFVILGTTANRKQSLNYGCIVENEQTDEVLHYVEKPGTFVSDIINCGIYLFTPEIFQHIGSVFQKNQQEMLLEEQSNGWHRAEVIRLEQDIFTALAGQGKLYVYKTDRFWSQIKSAGSAIYASRLYLNQYHKTHPERLATNTEGGAKTRGNVYIHPTANIDPTAVLGPNVSIGTGVTIGAGVRVRESIILHGATLQDHSCVLNSIVGWESTIGKWARVEGTPSDPNPNDPYAKIDSETLFRDGKLTPSITILGCNVNIPSEVIILNSIVLPHKDLNRSFKNQIIL; encoded by the exons ATGCTGAAGGCTGTCATTCTTATCGGAGGCCCCCAAAAAG GGACCCGCTTTCGGCCACTGTCTTTTGAAGTGCCCAAACCTCTGTTTCCAGTGGCCGGAGTGCCAATGCTGCAGCATCACATTGAGGCCTGCTCTAAG cTTCCAAATATGAAGGAGATCTTACTCATTGGGTTTTATCAGCCCAATGAAGAACTAAACAGATTTTTGTCATGTGCCCAACAAGATTTTAAAATATCAATAAG ATATCTTCAGGAATATGCTGCTCTGGGAACTGGAGGAGGAATCTACCATTTCAGAGATCAGATCTTGTCTGGAGGTCCAGATGCATTTTTTGTCATGAATGCTGACGTGTGCTCAGAGTTTCCTCTACCAGAGATGCTGGACTTCCAGAAGGAGCATGGAGACACCTACAGCTTTGTCATCCTCGGCACCACT GCCAACAGAAAACAGTCCCTGAATTACGGCTGTATTGTTGAGAATGAGCAAACTGATGAG GTCTTGCATTATGTAGAGAAGCCTGGCACATTTGTGAGCGACATCATCAACTGTGGAATATACCTGTTTACTCCGGAGATTTTCCAGCACATTGGATCAGTTTTCCAGAAGAACCAGCAGGAAATGTTGTT AGAGGAGCAGTCTAACGGCTGGCATCGAGCAGAGGTGATCCGTCTGGAGCAGGACATCTTCACTGCTCTGGCAGGGCAGGGCAAGCTTTACGTGTACAAAACAGACCGATTCTGGAGCCAGATCAAATCTGCTGG ATCTGCGATTTATGCAAGCCGTTTGTATCTGAATCAATATCACAAGACACATCCAGAGAGGTTAGCTACTAATACAGAGGGAGGAGCAAAGACCAGAG GAAATGTTTACATACATCCCACTGCCAACATTGATCCTACTGCTGTG TTAGGTCCGAATGTGTCAATAGGAACAGGCGTAACGATCGGTGCAGGAGTTCGTGTGAGGGAGTCTATCATCCTTCATGGTGCTACCTTACAA GATCACAGCTGCGTGCTGAACAGCATTGTGGGTTGGGAAAGCACCATTGGCAAATGGGCCAGAGTGGAGGGAACTCCCAGTGACCCCAATCCTAATGACCCATATGCCAAAATTGACAGCGAGACGCTCTTCAGAGATGGAAAGCTAACTCCTTCCATTACAATTCTAG GCTGTAATGTAAACATCCCGTCTGAGGTCATCATACTCAACTCTATCGTCCTGCCGCACAAAGATCTCAACAGAAGCTTTAAGAACCAGATCATACTGTAG
- the si:ch1073-416j23.1 gene encoding rac GTPase-activating protein 1 has product MGDQFVREVLSLCLQRLAIEEASNSELEFIEVVRNFEAARKKWLHAELELKKQKELLVKSDVARAALEVKLKHARNQLDVEIKKRYKAEADYQCLERQMQLICDVLVHDSKSNACLNDEQRSMLTSFSHKGTCVPQHRGKRLSVIDESSFLSHSDISYDRTDDDLDLDSTAFVKPLKSRARERRRSSLGPVVSLPVPKRGRISGRSGDLLVSRPLEKEIETTVVKASVSTPETGSQIHMVIDITQEAPEHPSRALRNEHFSSVAEQTSVWAHSEVIQAETMVEMEVSAVEPAVLQDLTPTVEKTVQHVFQQKTVIRPETCMPCGKRIRFGKLAVKCRDCRVVSHPECKHLCPERCCPNAHGSSHPNEETLESFAPSTRPRIPSIIVQCVHEIERRGLEEKGIYRVPGGERQVKELREKYLYGKGPLMLHKVDEVHAVCGLLKDFLRKLSEPLITFKLHRTFMEASEMADEDKSVETLLKTIRELPQPNRDTLAFLMLHLQRVMQSPLCQMDLNNLSRVFGPTIIGHAMSEPSPMTIMRDTNTQPRVVARLLSFPSDFWEGFLAEENDPVNPPVIETNIASVCPSTSRDKIFKPLTSPELSKYSKTTSGGSIKGRIKHFGGTFNNPSKPRNEPGKKKFFTSPK; this is encoded by the exons ATGGGCGATCAGTTTGTGCGAGAAGTGCTTAGCTTATGCTTGCAAAGGCTTGCTATTGAAGAAGCTTCTAACTCTGAGCTCG AATTTATTGAGGTGGTGAGAAACTTTGAAGCCGCCAGGAAGAAATGGCTGCATGCAGAGCTGGAGCTGAAGAAACAGAAGGAGCTGCTTGTGAAGTCTGATGTAGCTCGAGCTGCTCTGGAGGTCAAACTCAAACATGCTCGAAACCAGCTGGATGTGGAGATCAAGAAACGCTACAAAGCTGAGGCAGACTATCAATGTCTG GAGCGGCAGATGCAGCTGATATGTGATGTACTGGTGCATGACAGCAAGTCAAATGCCTGTCTGAATGATGAGCAGAGGTCAATGCTGACCAGCTTCAGTCATAAAGGAACCTGTGTCCCGCAACACAGAGGAAAACG GTTATCAGTGATAGATGAATCCTCCTTTCTGTCGCACTCTGACATTAGTTATGACAGAACGGATGATGATTTG GACTTGGACAGCACTGCGTTTGTCAAGCCTCTCAAGTCAAGAGCTCGTGAGAGAAGA CGTTCATCATTGGGCCCAGTTGTTAGTCTGCCAGTGCCAAAACGGGGAAGAATCAGCGGGCGTTCAGGAGATCTGCTGGTTTCTAGACCACTGGAGAAG GAAATCGAGACGACGGTTGTGAAGGCGTCTGTCAGTACTCCAGAGACTGGAAGTCAGATTCACATGGTAATAGACATAACCCAGGAGGCTCCAGAACATCCATCCAGAGCTCtcagaaatgaacatttttccTCTGTTGCTG AACAAACATCTGTGTGGGCTCACAGTGAAGTCATCCAGGCTGAGACGATGGTTGAAATGGAGGTGAGCGCCGTGGAGCCGGCCGTCCTTCAGGACCTCACGCCCACTGTGGAGAAAACTGTGCAGCATGTGTTCCAGCAGAAAACA GTGATTCGCCCTGAAACATGCATGCCCTGTGGAAAACGCATTCGGTTTGGAAAGCTAGCTGTAAAATGCCGAGACTGTCGAGTGGTGAGCCATCCTGAGTGTAAACACCTGTGTCCAGAGAGGTGCTGTCCTAATGCTCATGGTTCATCACACCCCAATGAG GAGACGTTAGAGAGCTTTGCCCCTTCCACACGTCCAAGGATTCCCTCTATCATTGTTCAGTGCGTTCATGAAATTGAGAGACGAGGACTTGAAGAG aaaggCATTTACAGAGTGCCAGGGGGAGAGCGGCAGGTGAAGGAACTGAGGGAGAAGTATCTTTACGGGAAAGGCCCACTGATGCTTCACAAAGTAGATGAGGTTCATGCTGTCTGCGGGCTCCTCAAAGACTTCCTGAGGAAACTCAGTGAGCCTCTCATCACATTTAAGCTTCACAGAACCTTCATGGAAGCTTCTG AGATGGCTGATGAAGACAAGAGCGTAGAAACGTTATTAAAGACTATCAGAGAGCTGCCGCAGCCTAACAGAGACACCCTGGCCTTCCTAATGCTGCATTTACAGAG AGTGATGCAGAGTCCATTGTGTCAGATGGATCTGAATAACTTATCTAGAGTGTTTGGACCTACAATCATTGGCCACGCAATGTCAGAACCTTCTCCTATGACCATTATGAGAGACACGAACACACAACCCAGA GTAGTAGCTCGCTTACTGTCCTTCCCCTCAGATTTCTGGGAAGGTTTTCTTGCTGAGGAAAATGATCCAGTCAACCCTCCTGTGATCGAGACCAACATCGCTAGTGTCTGTCCAAGCACTAGCAGAG ATAAGATATTCAAACCTCTGACCTCTCCTGAGCTGAGCAAATACTCTAAAACTACATCCGGCGGCTCAATCAAGGGTCGGATAAAGCACTTTGGTGGAACTTTCAATAACCC aAGCAAACCAAGAAATGAACCCGGAAAAAAGAAATTCTTCACATCCCCCAAatga